A window of the Plasmodium vivax chromosome 12, whole genome shotgun sequence genome harbors these coding sequences:
- a CDS encoding hypothetical protein, conserved (encoded by transcript PVX_116780A) has product MGGENNFDGLSFFENNDFQNINREFLRGSIDGSANEEEKGLIQKAISLSKKGAENIQKGIKKTLEKTNLNNAPSIVSNSTTAETGSMFSNFPLFNSQSRENEPNSFFAFTTVLSYKNFPLFCLFFGVSILFLILSFFTLPMIVITPRQFGFFFTLSSICFVTSLAFLKGFSSLYYHLMEKNRLPFTAAYILSLLSTLYFTVIKPLYLLVR; this is encoded by the exons ATGGGGGGCGAGAACAACTTCGACGGCCTGTCCTTCTTCGAGAATAATGACTTCCAAAACATCAACCGGGAGTTTTTGAGAGGGTCCATCGACGGCTCcgcaaatgaagaagaaaaggggcTCATACAAAAGGCAATCAGTTTATCCAAAAAGGGAGCAGAGAATATAcaaaagggaataaaaaagacGCTGGAAAAAACGAATCTAAATAATGCCCCATCAATAGTATCCAATTCAACCACTGCAGAAACGGGTTCTATGTTTTCTAATTTCCCTCTGTTTAATAGCCAAAGTAGAGAGAATGAACCgaattcctttttcgcctttaCCACTGTCTTGTCTTATAAGAATTTCCCTCTCTTTTGCTTGTTCTTTGGAGTGAGCATTTTGTTCCTCATCTTGTCTTTCTTTACCCTGCCCATGATTGTAATCACGCCGAGGCAGtttggcttcttcttcaccttgtCCTCCATCTGCTTCGTCACCTCGCTGGCCTTCCTCAAGGGCTTCTCGAGTCTGTACTACCACTTGATGGAGAAGAACCG CCTCCCATTCACCGCGGCCTACATTTTGTCCCTCCTCTCCACGCTCTACTTCACCGTCATTAAGCCCTTATACTTATTGGTACGTTGA